A genomic window from Enoplosus armatus isolate fEnoArm2 chromosome 18, fEnoArm2.hap1, whole genome shotgun sequence includes:
- the LOC139301593 gene encoding chemerin-like receptor 1, whose protein sequence is MDVDYIEYDDYTPDNETESNYTTSGLLNFSTSQSSSTHVLVAVSIIISVIGLVGNSLVIWICGWKMKRTVITIWYISLAISDFLFCALLPLEVFYMITSHWPFGQVLCKLTSSALFLNMYSSVFLLVLISTDRCIMISFPVWSHNHRTVRKALGVVVLMWLLSALLTMPSLIFRQITVHGSVTQCYTGYMDHSRHKAVVLTRFICGFLIPFLMIVFSCSVLSVKLRSLSLPIKSTKPYKVMAALILSFFFCWVPYHSFVLLELDLKNHSLDVLKTGLKVGATLAAANSFISPVLYVFIGNDFKQTLKRSLMLQIEEAMVEDFRTGGSRSKSMEVIKNQV, encoded by the coding sequence ATGGATGTGGATTATATTGAATATGACGATTACACTCCAGACAATGAAACTGAGAGCAACTACACCACGAGTGGATTACTGAATTTCAGTACGTCTCAGTCTTCTTCAACTCATGTTCTGGTGGCGGTCAGTATCATTATATCTGTTATCGGCCTTGTTGGAAATTCATTAGTGATCTGGATCTGTggatggaaaatgaaaagaacgGTCATCACCATCTGGTACATCAGTCTGGCCATTTCAGACTTTTTGTTCTGTGCTCTTTTGCCCCTGGAAGTATTCTACATGATCACCTCTCACTGGCCTTTCGGACAGGTCTTGTGCAAGCTTACCTCCTCCGCCCTGTTTCTCAACATGtacagcagtgtgtttctgttggttcTAATCAGCACTGATCGCTGTATAATGATCTCATTTCCTGTGTGGTCACATAACCACAGGACAGTGCGGAAAGCGCTTGGAGTTGTAGTCCTTATGTGGCTCCTTTCTGCACTCCTAACGATGCCCTCACTGATCTTCAGACAAATCACAGTTCATGGCTCAGTCACTCAGTGTTACACCGGCTACATGGACCACTCCAGACACAAGGCGGTGGTGCTGACTCGATTCATCTGTGGGTTCCTGATTCCTTTCCTTATGATTGTGTTCAGCTGCTCGGTGCTTAGTGTGAAGCTGAGAAGCTTGAGTTTGCCCATCAAGTCAACAAAGCCTTACAAAGTCATGGCGGCGCTCatcttgtcatttttcttctgctgGGTCCCCTATCATAGCTTTGTTCTTTTAGAGTTAGACTTGAAGAACCACAGCCTGGATGTACTTAAAACTGGCCTGAAGGTAGGGGCCACCCTGGCTGCAGCAAACAGCTTCATATCCCCAGTTCTCTATGTGTTCATTGGTAATGATTTCAAACAAACTCTAAAGCGGTCTTTGATGTTACAGATAGAGGAGGCAATGGTGGAGGATTTTCGTACAGGTGGGTCTAGGTCTAAGTCAATGGAAGTTATCAAAAATCAAGTTTAA
- the coro1cb gene encoding coronin-1C-A, whose protein sequence is MLRRVVRQSKFRHVFGQAVRNDQCYDDIRVSRVTWDSSFCAVNPKFVAIIIDASGGGAFLVLPLQKSGRIDKVYPTVCGHTGPVLDIDWCPHNDLVIASGSEDCTVMVWQIPENGLETPLSEPVVVLEGHSKRVGIVSWHPTARNVLLSAGCDNQIIIWNVGTGEAMINLEDMHPDVIFSVSWSRNGSLLCTACKDKKVRVIDPRKKKVVAEKDKAHEGARPMRAIFLADGNIFTTGFSRMSERQLALWKTENMDEPICVQEMDSSNGILLPFYDPDTNIVYLCGKGDSSIRYFEITDEAPFVHYLNTFSTKEPQRGMGYMPKRGLDVNKCEIARFYKLHERKCEPIIMTVPRKSDLFQDDLYPDTAGPDPALEAEEWFAGKNGGPILISLKDGYVSTKNRDLKVVKTNVLETKPATKAESISTSSVQKRASPQPSVKIEDKLEEVLREFKSLRDRVILQDRRIARLEEQVAKVAM, encoded by the exons ATGTTGCGGCGAGTTGTGCGACAGAGCAAGTTCCGCCATGTCTTCGGTCAGGCCGTGAGGAACGACCAGTGCTACGATGACATCCGCGTGTCCAGGGTCACATGGGACAGCTCCTTCTGTGCTGTCAACCCCAAATTTGTTGCCATCATCATCGATGCCAGTGGGGGAGGAGCCTTTCTGGTCCTTCCTCTACAGAAG TCTGGCCGTATAGACAAGGTCTACCCTACAGTATGTGGTCACACAGGCCCAGTGTTGGACATCGACTGGTGTCCTCACAATGACCTCGTCATTGCCAGCGGCTCGGAGGACTGCACAGTCATG GTTTGGCAGATCCCTGAGAACGGGCTGGAGACCCCCCTTTCAGAGCCTGTAGTCGTGTTAGAGGGCCACTCTAAGAGGGTCGGCATCGTGTCCTGGCATCCCACCGCTCGCAACGTTCTCCTCAGTGCAG GGTGCGACAACCAGATCATCATTTGGAATGTGGGCACGGGAGAGGCCATGATCAACCTGGAGGACATGCACCCTGATGTTATCTTTAGTGTCAGCTGGAGCCGCAATGGCAGCCTCCTCTGCACCGCCTGCAAGGACAAGAAGGTCCGCGTCATCGACCCTCGTAAAAAAAAGGTTGTTGCG gaGAAGGACAAAGCTCACGAGGGAGCTCGACCAATGAGAGCCATCTTTTTAGCGGACGGAAACATTTTCACCACTGGATTTAGCCGCATGAGCGAGCGCCAGCTAGCCCTGTGGAAAACT GAAAACATGGATGAGCCGATATGTGTTCAAGAGATGGACTCCAGTAATGGGATTCTGTTGCCCTTCTATGACCCCGACACCAACATAGTCTACCTGTGTGGAAAG GGCGACAGCAGCATTCGGTACTTTGAGATCACTGACGAGGCACCGTTTGTTCACTACCTCAACACCTTTTCCACCAAGGAGCCCCAGAGAGGCATGGGGTACATGCCCAAAAGAGGCCTGGATGTCAACAAATGTGAAATCGCAAG GTTTTACAAATTACATGAGAGAAAGTGTGAACCAATCATCATGACGGTCCCACGTAAG TCGGATCTGTTCCAGGACGACCTGTATCCCGACACAGCCGGCCCCGATCCCGCCCTGGAGGCAGAGGAGTGGTTCGCCGGGAAGAACGGAGGGCCCATCCTGATCTCGCTCAAAGACGGCTACGTCTCCACGAAGAACCGGGATCTGAAAGTGGTCAAGACAAACGTCCTGGAGACCAAGCCAGCCACAAAAGCAGAAAGCATCTCAACTTCTTCTGTCCAGAAGCGGGCTTCTCCACAGCCCTCAGTA AAAATAGAAGATAAACTGGAAGAGGTGCTCCGAGAGTTCAAGTCACTCAGGGACCGTGTCATCCTCCAAGACCGTCGAATCGCCAGACTGGAAGAGCAGGTTGCCAAGGTTGCCATGTAA
- the tmem119b gene encoding transmembrane protein 119b has product MLPMALHLIGLCVVFCISSSSATPLSFYSSPEGSTDEEDLSNLTSFRPTSNWSSEYQTTPVGPTHVKTDFLSQVVNFLEENMLLIIVSASFILLVFLIVCGAIFMSRRRKVNAYYPSSFPSKMYVDHSDKTGGTKPFNEVPEKPAPEQESEPVDSHKQLQADIMRAARSLRTPNKCVNAAEGSEPGQKVADHSPEDGSKLDGSILDQQLPSLPEEKELYELPDSEAAAAAGCPELNPPEQPHPEEEDSQEPLTGGSLRPPSLHIHNDSATLQLIAGEKTAF; this is encoded by the coding sequence ATGCTCCCGATGGCCCTTCACCTGATTGGTCTGTGCGTGGTGTtttgcatcagcagcagctcggCCACACCTCTATCTTTTTACAGTTCTCCAGAGGGAAGTACAGACGAGGAAGATCTCAGTAACTTAACTTCCTTTCGGCCCACCAGCAACTGGTCCTCTGAGTACCAAACCACACCTGTTGGCCCCACCCATGTGAAAACTGACTTTCTGAGTCAGGTTGTGAACTTTCTGGAGGAGAACATGCTCCTCATCAttgtttcagcctcttttaTCCTTCTTGTCTTCCTTATTGTCTGTGGGGCAATTTTCATGAGCCGCAGGCGCAAAGTCAATGCCTACTAcccttcctccttcccctcaaAAATGTATGTAGACCACAGCGACAAAACCGGAGGCACTAAACCCTTTAATGAAGTGCCAGAAAAGCCTGCTCCTGAGCAGGAAAGTGAGCCAGTGGACTCTCACAAGCAGCTCCAGGCAGACATTATGAGGGCCGCCAGGAGCCTGCGCACCCCAAATAAATGTGTCAATGCTGCAGAGGGAAGTGAACCCGGTCAGAAAGTAGCAGACCACAGTCCTGAGGATGGCTCTAAACTAGATGGCAGCATCCTGGACCAGCAGCTACCAAGTCTCCCTGAGGAAAAGGAGCTGTATGAGCTTCCTGacagtgaagcagctgcagcagcaggatgccCTGAGCTGAATCCTCCAGAGCAGCCTCATCCAGAGGAAGAGGATTCACAGGAGCCTTTGACTGGGGGGAGTCTACGCCCCCCCTCTCTGCACATTCACAATGACTCTGCTACACTTCAGCTGATCGCAGGAGAGAAAACTGCCTTCTAA
- the selplg gene encoding P-selectin glycoprotein ligand 1: protein MTRLSMKTYLALLWGISVWFSMESMSASIPETTTVNSAAEPSRTTKQLISPHVAHNETETHPTHKPADISAAATAETTLSPTVETEEKIVTDRSLVAMNTVAATTSISSPRLLRTSTAVSTAAGEAQPAHNTTVTETVKSTEDEFHQQSSTTSTDMTALVTTSATSAESLATAAVSSPQPTTTIKPEVTSELSSTTFLADSTLHPVFIQNLTSPSASTTTTMTAYPTSEFDSASFPVTMSETSTTSTELSSMSQPISVTRTHISTSQFPDTARSSSTADPPTTSFSTDSAISTTAAVSTTAAVSTSPAGTLIPIVPKRSLIPTTESTPATTAVPCEVSKSPSSTEVQPCSTIGVMKHCLIAIASLAALATIFMVSTIILCTKLSTRKYKIKKPQQATEMMCISALLPERNYTYTRQRNPVTNGVLVIHSGGDSDEDGGDNLTLSSFLPENDRFV from the coding sequence ATGACGCGACTCAGCATGAAGACATATCTGGCTCTGCTATGGGGAATATCTGTCTGGTTTTCTATGGAGTCCATGAGCGCTTCCATCCCAGAAACCACCACCGTTAACTCGGCTGCTGAACCCAGCAGGACAACCAAGCAGCTGATCAGTCCACATGTAGCTCATaatgaaacagagacacaccCAACTCACAAACCTGCAGACATTAGTGCCGCTGCAACAGCGGAGACCACATTGTCACCCACAGTGGAAACGGAAGAGAAGATCGTCACTGACAGAAGTTTGGTTGCCATGAACACTGTGGCAGCAACGACAAGCATCTCAAGTCCACGATTGCTTCGTACCTCCACAGCAGTGAGCACAGCTGCAGGTGAAGCACAACCTGCCCACAACACAACGGTCACAGAAACAGTCAAATCTACAGAGGATGAGTTCCATCAGCAATCAAGCACCACTTCCACTGATATGACTGCTCTTGTGACAACATCTGCAACGTCTGCAGAATCCTTAGCAACAGCGGCCGTGTCTTCGCCGCAGCCTACGACCACCATTAAGCCTGAAGTTACATCCGAGTTATCTTCCACCACCTTTCTTGCTGATTCCACTCTTCATCCAGTCTTCATCCAGAACCTCACCAGTCCCTCAGCTTCTACCACGACCACAATGACGGCGTACCCTACCTCTGAGTTTGACTCCGCTTCTTTTCCTGTCACAATGAGCGAGACATCCACCACCAGCACTGAGCTTTCATCAATGTCTCAGCCCATTTCTGTGACAAGGACCCACATCTCCACATCACAGTTTCCTGACACAGCAAGGTCGAGCTCTACTGCTGATCCTCCCACTACCTCATTCTCAACCGATTCTGCCATCTCCACCACCGCAGCTGTCTCCACCACCGCAGCTGTCTCCACCAGCCCTGCAGGAACCTTGATCCCTATTGTACCCAAGAGGTCGCTGATCCCAACCACCGAATCAACTCCGGCAACTACAGCAGTGCCTTGTGAAGTCTCAAAGAGTCCCTCCAGCACCGAGGTCCAACCCTGCTCCACCATCGGCGTGATGAAGCACTGCCTCATCGCCATCGCCTCCCTGGCTGCGTTGGCAACCATCTTCATGGTTTCTACCATTATCCTCTGCACCAAGCTGTCAACAAGGAAGTACAAGATCAAGAAACCTCAGCAGGCCACAGAGATGATGTGCATCTCGGCCCTGCTGCCCGAAAGGAATTACACCTACACAAGACAACGCAACCCGGTAACTAACGGAGTCCTGGTGATCCACAGTGGTGGAGACAGCGACGAGGATGGAGGAGACAACCTCACTCTCAGCAGCTTCCTCCCAGAAAATGACCGTTTTGTTTAG
- the iscub gene encoding iron-sulfur cluster assembly enzyme b — translation MASTVANKCLSPLAFLTRRLSAPEFITQCCYHKKVVDHYENPRNVGSLDKQSKNVGTGLVGAPACGDVMKLQIEVDDEGKIVDARFKTFGCGSAIASSSLATEWVKGKSVDEALMIRNTDIAKELSLPPVKLHCSMLAEDAIKAALADYRLKQQDDHQEAVRANN, via the exons ATGGCGAGTACCGTTGCAAACAAGTGTCTCAGTCCTCTGGCTTTCCTCACCAGGAGGCTCTCTGCTCCGGAGTTTATCACGCAGTGCTGCTACCACAAGAAG GTGGTGGATCACTATGAGAACCCAAGAAATGTGGGATCCTTGGACAAACAGTCCAAGAATGTCGGGACCGGCTTGGTGGGCGCTCCAGCCTGTGGAGATGTAATGAAGCTGCAG ATTGAGGTGGACGACGAGGGGAAGATTGTGGATGCCAGGTTCAAAACTTTTGGCTGTGGCTCTGCTATTGCCTCCAGCTCTTTGGCAACCGAGTGGGTGAAGGGCAAATCT GTGGATGAAGCTTTGATGATAAGGAACACTGACATTGCCAAAGAGCTCAGTCTTCCACCGGTTAAACTTCACTGCTCTA TGCTTGCGGAGGATGCTATCAAGGCTGCACTGGCTGACTATCGCCTCAAGCAACAGGACGACCACCAGGAGGCAGTCCGGGCCAACAATTAA